The DNA segment CGGGATTTCGTCGTAACTTCCCATTTGGAGGGAAGTGGTGGGGAAAATATTATGCGAATAAACAGGTGATTGCCTACGCGGTGCGTGAGCAGCGCGACTGGTTGGTCATCACGGTCATAACAAAGTTTTTTTGAAATGAAACTAACGTACGATCCTCGGTATAACATCGCTTATATCCGCCTGTTGAAGAAAAAGGCGCAGGTGGAAACCATCCAGGTCAGCGATGAGTTGAATATCGATATTGCACCTGATGGTCGCGTCTATGGCATTGAGCTTCTGAACGCCAACAAACAATTGCGCTCTCAAGACGGCGGACGACTGGTCGTGCGCAACGAAGCGGCGGGCGAAGAAATCGAATTGCCGTTGGCGAAACAGTGAATCAATGAGTGCCTGGTTTAACAGTTTGGATGCCACGACCCAA comes from the Verrucomicrobiia bacterium genome and includes:
- a CDS encoding DUF4258 domain-containing protein, with the protein product MATRIHPHAQQRLAERGATEAEVLATVPDGGSFPAKMGRTGFRRNFPFGGKWWGKYYANKQVIAYAVREQRDWLVITVITKFF
- a CDS encoding DUF2283 domain-containing protein — encoded protein: MKLTYDPRYNIAYIRLLKKKAQVETIQVSDELNIDIAPDGRVYGIELLNANKQLRSQDGGRLVVRNEAAGEEIELPLAKQ